The sequence below is a genomic window from Babesia bigemina genome assembly Bbig001, chromosome : II.
CGCGACCAGCGCAAAAAGGTAGGACGGCTTGCGGTAGGGATCGACGAACTCCGCATAGTGCTTCGCGCCGTCTACGCCGCTCGCAACCTTGTTGCCATTCGAGAGCAGCACGGGGTACTTCTCCTTGTCCGCCTGCATGCGCACGCGGAAACTGGATAGCACATCTGGGCGATCCAGGAAGAAGGTGATGCGGCGGAACCCGTGCGATTCGCACTGCGTGGTGAACAAGAGGCTATTCTTGTAGAGTCCAGAGAGCTGCAAATTGGCCTCAGGGTTGATAACGACCTCGGTGTTCACCTTGAACGCCTTGCCGGCTTCAGACGGCAAAAAGGATACCGGGATTGTCagattgccatcatcgtcgatgCTGTAACCCGAGATCGCCCGTTTCTCCAACTCATGCCCATCAACGGAAACCTTCTTGCAGTCAAGGTCTTCGCCGTGCAGCACCAGGTCGGCGGGGGCGGTGCCTTCCTTGCGGTGCATCAACAACTCCGCCTTGACAACCGTCGCGGTCTCATGAAGGTCGAAGTCGAGAAACACGCTGTCGATGTCGTATATGGTCGGTTTGTAATCCTTGCGGAAAATCTCGACGTGCTCCTTTGGCGCCTTTAGCGAGAGGCTCTGCACACCCTGGACGGCGGTTGCCGTCTCAGTGACAGTCGATGTTGCAGAGGTGCTGGCCATCCTGGTCGAGTTCAAGAGATTTGGCGGCGAGCTACGAAGATGTATGCCACTGCGTCGGGCCAGAAATCCCAAGGCCGAGCAAACGCGTGGCTGTACGTCCTGCGCAGACGATGGGCTCCTCAAGGACCTGAGGCAACCAGAAAGACGTCTGGGTTCTACGGCACTATGTACAGCGCCGGAAGTTTTAAagaacaagaaatttgcagCACTTGCGGGCCTCTTGCGTACGTCACGAGCCGCCGAAGCGAGGCGAAACATAGCACTTACTGGGGTCGCATATGTGTACCCCGCTCCACTGTGGCCCGGGCACGAGATGCAGGCGACTTCTAACCGCGCAAATGACCACCAGGCAATAACGGTTGCAATCAGTATTATACCGGGGGCGTTGCAAGTTACCATTAATACTTAGTGCCCTCGCGCTGTCGACACCGATGAGGCACTACAAAACCTAACCGTTCGGAGTAGCAGCGAGACACATGGCCGCTAATATCAGCTATTGTGATGGGATCGAAATATGGCGTCGCGCGGTGGCGGAGATTGCGCCTATACACGCCGTGATACCGGCCGTATTTCGCTGCACATAATCCAACCCTCAGGCACACGTAAACGCCGTATAATCGGTCCAGTGCCGCATGTTTTGTGTCTACATGGAGTATGGTCCATGTAACGGTAAATTTGGTGGAGTTCATCGCAGCGCTGCGTACACATACGCTAGCATAGCCTATTACAGCGGCTGCAAACCTTCAAATCGCCAGATCATTTACGTTCCTAGCATATCCGTGCACAGTGACGGCTGTGCTACGTAATCAGTAGCGTCGAAACGCAAATGTAGCGAGCGCGCAGAGTCGGCGAAGTTTACCGTAGAGCCGCAATGCATTCTGGGTAATGCCGCGGGTGCTTGCAAAATACGCAGCTGTACACATCGCAATAAGTGTCTCTGGCGGTAAAAAAATATTTAGTGGTTGCCGACTGGCCGTGAACCGCCGCTTAATGTAGAGCTGGCAGGACACACCCAACACACGCGAGGCAAAAGTGTCGCAAGACACATCCCCCAAGAAAAACTTTGTGCAGAACCAATACTAGGAGTTCATTCTTGTAGCCCTGTCGCGGGGTCGGTTGCAGGGGCATATCGCAGGCGGCGCGCCAGCGGAGCTGAAGTATCTTTTCAATAACGCTTCAAGGGAAACGCCAACCAGGTGCCATTGCGCGGTGTATTGAGGCTGGCATTTCTGCGTGTTGCTAAGAGCCGACAGCTGCTCCAGAACGTTGTCTAGGCGGTGCATATCTGCTAGCGTAGGAAGTGTGTGACAATTTAATGCTTTATTGGAGCATAGCCAGCAATTACGCGCTGCAGGTGGGATTTTTATCAAAGCGAGGCTCCTGTAAAGTATATACCGATTTGCGCTGAGCCTGCATAACCCGTCCGATGGGTGTAGCCCggtcacagcagccgcCGCTACTAAGGAGCGGCACCGGGAAAGCAACGCGGAAACAGGAGCAAAGCGATCACCCGAACTGTCCGGTTCGAGAGGTGGGAGCGGCTTTGCAACGAAGTGCGAGCCATGGAGAACGATGATGGATGTCAAAGATCCCAGCGTTCCAAGCCGAATTCCAACCGGTTACAACATGCTCGATCCAAGCTGTACGATCCCCGGAAGGGATCGGCGTATACCAAGCTCTCCAAGACGCATGAGACGAAGCTCAGGCAACTGCGAGAGAACGAGAGGGCAGTAAGTCTGTCCACGGTGCTGCGGCCACTCCAATCCTCCCGTTCGTGCCAGTCGCTCTGCAATGACGGCAGCACTTCCTACGTGGAGACTTCCGACTCAGGCAGCCAAGATTCGGCGTCGGATTCGCCAACTGCCTTCTGTCCCAACGATCAACGCAACCCAAAGAGCACAGCCCGCCAGAGTCTGTACATCAACTCGACGGCTGCGAGGAGGAGCGGCAATGTAGAGGAGGCGGCGCCAACCATATCACTTCCCCTGAACCTGGATGACGATAAGAGTGTGTCCCGCTCTAGCGTGTCGCGTGCTGCGTTGCCGCGGCGAATACGCGATATGGAATGCAAGTTGCGCATGCCGGATGACGAACCCATTAGTGTGGTAAAGGAGCTGCAAGACACAGCGGGACGAAGTAAAACTGATTCCACGTCGTCGAAAGCGTTAAGTGGCTCTATAGCAATCGAGTCGTTCAGGAAGTCGACGCTGCCGAGTTTCAGGAACACGCCCCAACGACCTCACTCATTCTCTATGCTCACCTTCAACGTCGGCTTGCTGGAGGTGCGCATGTTTGGCATACAGATGTACCAAAACCCGGGATACACGGAAAAGAGACTCAAATGTGTGCCTAACGAGATCCGGAAGGCAAACGCGGATGTCGTTGCTTTCCAGGAAGTGTACAGCAACCACCACGCGAGGTACATAACGCAACAGCTGCAGGATATCTACCCCTACGCCGCCAGGGACGACTGCCTGCCGGTGTCGGAGGATTTTGAGAACCTTTATGACAAGAATAAAAAGAAGAAGCGGGGCATCGGGATGTTCCATAGCGGACTGCTTTTTCTTAGCAAGTTCCCCATTCTGTGCGCGAAATTCCACGCTTGGGACGTCGTGACGCACCTGGAGGCTATGCTGGCTAACAAAGGCTACATGGAGATTTTTGTCGACATCCCCTCCGTTGGGAAAATTGCCTTCTACAACATGCACATGGCCAGTGCAAGCGTCAACCCGGAGTCTGTGCATATCGAGAACGTCAGAAACGAGGAAGTTAAACAGATCCTGAAAAGGACGGaaaaggcgtgccggcTGGGGTTCGCGCCCATCATCATAGGGGATCTAAACGCGGCGCCTAACAACTGTGCCAGCAACTACATGTCGTTCCTGCACAGCGGCTGGACGGACTCGTACGTCCTGTCGCGACAAAAGGCCAAGCAAAAGCGATGGCTGGGGCTGAAGGATAGGCGGATAAAGAAAAACGATTCCACGTTCGAGAGTCCACTCACCAGCGACGAGTCCATAGGGGTGGAAAATGTGTTTGGCGACAACAAGTCCCAAAAACCGCACCTTGAAAAGGTCACGATCATGTCGAACATGCCCAGGAGTCGTTCGGGAGGCAATATGCGGCACCCCCATATGGGACCTCGAGAGGGCTCGAGGTGGAGCAGATTCGTGGAATATCTCTCACTGCCAAAGGGGGACCGTCTGCGCAGAGCCGCCACAAGCTGGAAACATTCAAAAACGTACCGCCCCCGTGCGAACTCAATACGTCTACGCAGAATCCACACAGCCAACAGGCACCGCGCCCCTAAATCCAAGAAGCTGGCAAAGCTGCACAAAAGGCTTCTCAAAAACAAACTTAGCGTTCGTGTTAAGGCGCCATGTCTGGAGTGCAAAACAGATAAAGCCGCCAGAAcatttagggagcgatgctcCGCGCTGTTCCGCAGATCCAAGAGCTTGTGGACGGGGGAACCAAAACCAACGACGCAAACGGTTGCCTTCACCACTGCACGATCTCGTGTTGCCATTGACCCGTCCTCAGTCTACTTTCTGGTCAAGAACCCTTCTAAGCAGCTCAAACGGCCGCGCGTCAGACGGTTCTACTGGTGGTACAGGAGACGGAATTTTATGGACGTCACGTGGGACCCCAAAAACCCTCTCAATATGCACGGCCCACACGCCGGCTGCAGCGGGCTCAGGTGCGACTACATTTTCCTCCCTCCGCAACACATTGCCGGGATACTGCAAGGGTTCGCGCCCTCTGCCGGGGAAATTCTGTTCAGGGAACCCATTGTCATGATAGACAAAGTGGGGTCCGCGTACAACTGCTTGTGCTCGGCATTCACGAGCATGAAGAAGGTCATGCTGGTGACTCTGTCCGATCACTACGGCCTAAAAATCACAATGGTGCGCAAAAAAACCAAACCGGAGACATCTCCGCCGATCATGCTGCGGCCATCGCAAACCATTTGACTTGCAGCTGATGAAACATACTCACCACTGAGTACGAAATTCAACTCACAATAACGGTAGCAAACATAATTTTCACATATGCTGTAATAGCTTCACATATATCCTCGATAGCTAGCGTCGGTGGTGCAGGGCTGTAGAACGCTGACTCCGCAGAAAACCGGCATTTACAACGCTCAAGATGTGCCGTATATCATCTGCCAATAACATGTAGCATGCTAACGTTAATACTATAATCCTGTTGAAATAAATGATATCACGTCCTTTTGTTGGGCAATTCGTGACAAGAGGCTTAGTACGTTCCTGTGGCTTGTGCCAATGCATTGTTAATAACATTGTTATTGCAACTTCACTGTCATTATTATACTATGTGAAACTAATGCGTGTCTCATGACGGATACTTCCTGTAAAGGTTGTAGGTGTCTGGAAGGTTGGATATGCGGTTGTTCAATCCTTCTTATGATTATATACTGCGCTCGATAATGGTCCATATGAACATACCCAGACAGATAATTATAGTTAAGCTGCTCATAACTATACCAGCTATATCTTTGGTCTCCATATTCTTTGCTATTGAATATACCCAACCCTGCGCAGATATTTACCCGCTAAATGAAGTTGAGTGTCTTGTGGAAATGGACCTTTAATTAGCGTTCCTTTGAAGAAAGGCATAAAGGTTTGCCCCAAAACTAATAAGTCGGCGTTTACTATGCTTGGTACAGTTGAAAAAGATAGAAGCACCCTATATTCCTTGGTAACAAGGTACCACGTGAGCGAATGCAAGCAGATGTAAATGGAAACTACGATGCATCTCTACCATCATACTAGAGTCTATCTTCCAAATGCTGCCAACTGACTATTAGTTAACTCCATCATTGACGAGATGTCTGAGATTTTTCATGGTACCAATACTCTGCGCAAATTTTTACTTGCTCCTCGATGTCAAATGACGGCGTTTTTCGTAGTACTCACCATTTCTGCAATATACATGTTAATCGCTTCTGGTATTATCTTTCGTAGGATTGGTCAAATGGGTCTGTCTGTCACATACCGTTTTGTCTATTTTCTCGCAAAAAGTTCGCAACCTAAGAACCCCCATTCATTACCTCGAATACTGTGTGGATACACAACTATGCTGCATCACTTCTTGCTATTTTGAACTTTAAATCTCTATGCCATTAAAGACTGTCAGCGATGCTGATTCGACCTGGCGTGCACAGATTTAATTACTTTCGTGGCGAGATCACGGTCATATTTGTGATACTTAAAGTTACATCGCATACTATAAATTTCACAGCTCTATTCATCGCTGGGCTAGGTAAACGGCACCTACTTTATGTATGCGGTGGATCGGTCGTGCAGAAAGTGGGCCCGCACTCGTCGGATGGATAATCAATATGAACACGACATGAACAGGTTATCGATGGGTTATACAATTCACATATCAACATAGCATTTTAACCTACGAATACGAGTCACCCTGCCTAACACCACACTGCTGTCTAAACGCTGCAGATATAAAATAGTTGGGCTTCGCTCAACATTTAGCTGGTAGAGGAAAAGCTGTTTTCATGACCACTGTGGATATGATCAACCGCTTAACAGTTGGCATCAGTGTGTTATTGAGAAATTATTGAATTCACCAACCGGGCTGGCCATATCCTCATAGGTATTCACTCGGAGGTTGTGAATTTAACAAGACCTAATATGAGTTTTCTTTTGTGAACAGATGATGCCGGAGATATAATCCCACAACTGAAAATGATTTTTCAAATTGCGGATGTAATAATGCCTGCTGAATAACAATTTGCTAAATGCTGCTGCCATTACTGCTGTGTCTGTAAGTCAGGAGTTTTGAAGACGGATGATATAGTTGACGGCGCATAATATTCTAGCACATATTTGATGTATGAACATGAACGATGTAAGTGcattggttggcacgtggAGCGGTGGTTATTTTGCAGAAAAGGCACTACCTCGCATAAAGAATGTGACGGACGTTCTAAAAACTCGAATTCAGCCCAATAATACACTCTATTCAAACGTacgctccacatacgcctTCAATTCCTCACTTAATTGTGGGTGATTTCAACTGACTGACCAAGTTGGAAATGTGAGGCGAAATCAATTGGATGACAAAATGAGTGAACAACTTGAATTCACTCAGCAAAAGGTTTAATATGATTCTAAATGTGAAGCATGCGCAATTTAGAGATAACTAAGTCGTTGTAGGAGTGTTGAGTTTCGCGATTGCTTGTGAATGTCAACGTCTAACCGGACAAGGTATTTTTGGTTCGCGCAAAGAACATTAAATACTACACTATTTAAAGCTATAATAATCGAATAGGCGCATCTAAAATGAAACCTTTCATAATTGGAGCATCAAATGGTAATGATGTAGTTTACCCCATTTCGGCGCTGTCTACGTTCCTCACCTCGCGTGATGCAGGGAAAACAACGCAATGCGAGACAAGATTTTGGGTTTTGACAAAACGTATTGTCACTAAAAGAGCGGCCAAAATAATAACTGTTTTATATATTGTAGGAGTAGAGTGTGTGGTCAATTTATGCTAAAATCAGTGCACTTTACAAACCATAAAGCATTACCTTTATATTTGCAGACAATGAAAGCGTCCCAATGCACAATATATATATAACTACGTTGAGTAGGATACTTGTCACACCTCTTATTTCAAGGTAGGTTGTCCATTGCAGCACTGGGTTTATTCCTAAGTGAGGGAAAGATGACATCGCCACCGGAAATGGACGAGGGACCCTGTGATTGCACAGGCAGAAAGTGTTATAAAAATACAATATGCAAGTGCTGTACGTCCTGTTGTGCTATATGCACGGAAAAATGGTGTGGGTTATGTGGCCCTATACAACGTAACAACCCGTCTAAGATATCAAAGGAATGCAAATCTTGGCGTTGTCTGTGTAAGGATTGTATACTCTTATatatcatcatcttcataATCTTCGCATCAGTATTCGGCTTTGCTGTTTACCTCTATAAAAAGATGTCACCCCCCTACAAAATAGGTCAATTGTTTCCTGACTGGACAGGCTATACTTCCACATACGCCGGCCTAGGAAGCAAGaatctttcttaacaccatTTACTGTCGTATCATACGTAATGCAGTAATATGGTTGTTAAAGGTTTTGGTGAGCGCGAATTCAGATTCGTTCAATAAGGCTGATAATACGTGCATCCACCCTATGGTGTACAGTATTACTTGATAAATGACGGAATGAGGAAGCGGCTTCGCAACAGCGCCTTATAGGTTCTAGGTTGTACATTCTGAAGGTTATTTCACGCTACAGTTGTATGTGACATTAAGGGACATTCCTGCCGCAACTACGTTTCATCGAAAAGATTCAGGCAGTCGTTGTCTGACAAAATGCATATAGCTCAATCTACAGATATCTAGGTCCGACACATCATGGACATCATCCAGACTTAACGTGCCCGTTGTAGACGCAGCTAGGTGATGCCAATCTGAAATACCAATGCTTCAGCGCACCAGTTTCGAGGAAAACACGGTTACACTCCACATTACAGCTAATGCTTCATCATTCTACGTGAATAGCGTTGTGTCTAAACTCCCGTGCCATTGCAACAGCCTCCGTTACGGGAACTTCAGGGGCACTTCCGGTTCTGCGCCGCTGGAATCTGGATAACACCGCTGCTGCTAACAAACTTAAATCTAAATGTTCCATAAAATATTCTACATATGGCAACTTAGTTTGTTAAGTACCGGTGCCTATGTGTAGACATCCAACCTCGTGTCTATATCTCCCGACAGCACAGGGTGGCACACACCCTTGTTCAGTGGCGTTAAAACCTCCTACCGCGTCGGCGGAGTTTCGGGTTCAGTGTTGGAATTGGAAATTCTCGGTGCTGAGTTGCCATTTGGACTCCGTAGGTTGCCCTTGTTCCCGGCAACTTGCGGGCGCTGTGACATCCTCCTCTTCCTTTTTTTGCCAAAGTGGTTCCGGTGCAGCAAAACACGTGGCTCTCTGACGGTTATACCACAGTATACACGTCAATAGGCATATAAATCACGGCTTAACGGTCGCCTGTGTAATCTCTGATCCAGCGATTCGACATAATTCGAGTGGCTGGACTCCATGAGTCAATCACACGTCGAAAATAGCACGCAATCTACATTTTCGACCCGTGTTGAGTTTATATGGGAATAGCAGAAGCAGTTTTGCCACAATGAGTGGAGGGGCTGCTGGGAAACCTGGAGGTGCTGACGTTGCTTCAGGAAGCGCACCTGATATGGAAGCTGGTAAAACTGTTACCGCAGAAAAGCAAACTGAAGATTATGGCacctttggtcaggtgttgtACCACGTGGTGTCTTTCACTGAAGGCTACGAGCAACAAGTATTGTATTTGTGCATGAGAATCTTCGAGTCAACTATGAACTTCACCAAGAGTCAACTGACAACGCTGATGACCGTGTCTATACTGTCACGCTTGTGTTTCTCGCTAGTTTGGGGTCTGCTGGCGGACGCGTTTGAGACTAACCTGGTGATGGCTGCTGGGTTGTTATTCATGGGCATCGCCTCGATTCTGCTAAGCGCCACGTCACGCTTCTCGTCGGTAGGTGGAAAATGTTACATTACCCATGAGTCTGCAGATCCTATTTTTGCGCTTCTTACACGGTGCCGCGTTTGGTTGTATCTACCCGGTTCAGCAAAAGATTATCTCGGATagggatgatgatgatgatagcaacagcagcagcagtacTTTCACCCGTCTTCACGCGCTTAATTGCATTGGCCGTATGCTGTGTGCCGCAATAACCACGGAGGCTGCTCAGAACATCTTGCTGGGATTTATCGGCTGGCGCGTGTCATACATTGTGCTGGGATACTTGTGGATTTCGGTTGGCATCGCGATTGTATTTGCAATGCATACTGATAGGGAACTTATCTCTCCTTATGACTCCACGGAACAATTCATCAACCAAATATCCGGCGCCTTTAAAGCGGTTTTTACaaattggtcagcatttcTGTGTATATTCACGATGTTGATCGCGGAGGCTCCGATGTGCACGTTGCCTTACATGATCACGTACCTGGAATACTTGGGAGTGTCTGACATGAAGGTTGGTATTGCAATCTTAGTCACGACGAtcggcggcgcagcaggtACTGCCGCTGGTGGTATAGTTATTGAAAAAATTACAAGCATGCATAAAAAGTACGGCGAGCTGATTGCTGGTATCGTTGTGATGGGTGTGCGATTAATCGTTTGTGTGTTGTTCTTCGTGTCACCTGCTCCAGACGGGCGATTGATGTGGTATCACTACATAGAGTTTGCTATCCTAGGTGCGACTTTGGTTACGGTTGGCGGCGTAGATAGACCTATTATGAGGAAAGTCATACCGGACAGGTACCAGGCTAGCGCATCGGCCATCATCCAGTGCATATCGGGTATCTCGGTTAGCGTGAGTTTCGTAGAGATCTTCGCGTACGTGTCAGAGAAGCTGCATGGTTACGCGCCATCAACACAGGCAatcgatgacatggaaaAGGGTCTCAAGGACAACAACACCGAGGCGCTGCGGAAGTCGACAATGTATATGATCGTGGTAGGATCACTCCTGAACATCGCGTGCTATGGTGCGCTGTTTGCTACGTATGAGACGGATAAGAAGACTGTTGATGATCAAAATGTGAAGGTATGGGAAGAGAGGGATAAAATGGAGAAAGAGAAGAAAACAGGGAAATATAAGGAAGAACCAGTGAAAAAACCACTAGAAGAGGCGGTAGATGGGGAGGATGATTTTTCAGGGCACACTGGGCACTCACCTCAAACGACACGTGAAGAGCCAGTGGAAGATACAGAGACACTGACCATGGAGATGCCGAATGAACGTGATAGTAACAGTTCAGATGAAGGGATGATGACAAAGGAAGAGGCGCAAAAATTTATCAGTCAAGAACGAAGAAGTTGGGAACAAACGTAATCTCTAGGCTAACTTATTCATTGAGCATACGACGCTGTGGCACACTGCTTTTGTTTAACAATGCTAAGCGTTTACCTGACAAAGTGGCTATTAGGCTTAGTATAATAAGCTTCATTTGATGCTTTTCTTGATGGATGCATCTGTAAGGGAAGCCATAGTCGTGGGCTCGTTAATGGGTAGCAAAAGCATTTTTGTTTCATTGAATCAGGTTTCATCGCTACCTTTTATCTGTCGAAAGAATCATGAATTCAGCAGGATCTCTGATGAATAACAATAGATGGATGCCCAGCGCAGCCTTCATCGCAAGAATAAAAAGAAGACAAACGTAGGCAACGCATCTGTGCTTAATTAACTAATGGTGCATCACAACTACATAACACTGAAAATGCGTGACGTAGCGTTCACCGGGCCCGTACCGGAGCGTTTCGTCACATGCCCACCCGTAGCAGGCGCCCAAGGTGTTGGAGCAAAGCTTCTACCAGCGCCGGTGAGTTTCAGAATGGCGGTTATGTAACGTTGTCGCAGGCTTGTATGTCACGTCGGTTTCAGTTGAAATCCTGACCGACGCTTATGGCGAGCGGGTTCCACAACACCCGTCTTCACGTGGAAACCTGGTCGACATTGTTCATAGGTTCTTGAAGTTACTCGAGCGTTGCAATATCAGGTGAAGACTCTGTACGTTACGCCCAAATGCATTTTGTATACTATGCGATATGCGCTGTGAGGCCGGTTGTCTGCGCCGCCACGAAATGAAGAGTGATACGAGACCTATGTGTTTTAATTGTAGCTGTAAATGTAGTTGTGCACTG
It includes:
- a CDS encoding endonuclease/exonuclease/phosphatase, putative, whose protein sequence is MENDDGCQRSQRSKPNSNRLQHARSKLYDPRKGSAYTKLSKTHETKLRQLRENERAVSLSTVLRPLQSSRSCQSLCNDGSTSYVETSDSGSQDSASDSPTAFCPNDQRNPKSTARQSLYINSTAARRSGNVEEAAPTISLPLNLDDDKSVSRSSVSRAALPRRIRDMECKLRMPDDEPISVVKELQDTAGRSKTDSTSSKALSGSIAIESFRKSTLPSFRNTPQRPHSFSMLTFNVGLLEVRMFGIQMYQNPGYTEKRLKCVPNEIRKANADVVAFQEVYSNHHARYITQQLQDIYPYAARDDCLPVSEDFENLYDKNKKKKRGIGMFHSGLLFLSKFPILCAKFHAWDVVTHLEAMLANKGYMEIFVDIPSVGKIAFYNMHMASASVNPESVHIENVRNEEVKQILKRTEKACRLGFAPIIIGDLNAAPNNCASNYMSFLHSGWTDSYVLSRQKAKQKRWLGLKDRRIKKNDSTFESPLTSDESIGVENVFGDNKSQKPHLEKVTIMSNMPRSRSGGNMRHPHMGPREGSRWSRFVEYLSLPKGDRLRRAATSWKHSKTYRPRANSIRLRRIHTANRHRAPKSKKLAKLHKRLLKNKLSVRVKAPCLECKTDKAARTFRERCSALFRRSKSLWTGEPKPTTQTVAFTTARSRVAIDPSSVYFLVKNPSKQLKRPRVRRFYWWYRRRNFMDVTWDPKNPLNMHGPHAGCSGLRCDYIFLPPQHIAGILQGFAPSAGEILFREPIVMIDKVGSAYNCLCSAFTSMKKVMLVTLSDHYGLKITMVRKKTKPETSPPIMLRPSQTI